The proteins below come from a single Capricornis sumatraensis isolate serow.1 chromosome 14, serow.2, whole genome shotgun sequence genomic window:
- the CCDC185 gene encoding coiled-coil domain-containing protein 185, which yields MEDFGRFSPRPDSAVWEPPPPSEESASSAQLDGSGPRTESGLCSWARTPGEESEATAPWPHLLCSAAPRPSRRPYSDSPQESRSLTDVTRRLLDRVRKPQPRSRRLEDAWGETRTKPQEQGGSRHSPAWQLEPQPQHGQHYPPARGDSPPPCSQGACTPANRAFEDEKAQSGDQWAVPVGRGLRPWSLSSVHTEKSSVSSREFGTQSGCLHIQKRHSNDPLESLTSQLSPSLVSSKGMQKQHTQVLKSKLEEAVISARDQKIVALVLSRLKKAQRMRELQQQAALAWEELKRSDQKVQLTLERERKLLLQQSQEQWQQDKEQRKARLNRELRVRRRDRRATNTVQQESSGWKAPLEDQEKQRQEKLEGAPSEPETEPEKQCQGQRLPERMLRDLQAQNSLQLQKRLAQVCLKKHVHPTKGQKKIQETSLSSLVNYQARKVLMDCQAKAEELLRKLSLEQSSRWSQEMPEGQMKEPHRELKDKVQKEEERFQQVKRWAEESQEQRKEHKSLLEELADQKTLQTRGQVHKSVRDKAHHIRELNILREKNHHILKLKAEKEERCHIEGIKEAIRRQEQRMEQILREKDATFEEFQKISRASSTDDVRTLANNFFDRMTREAQVPAGQQRGGY from the coding sequence ATGGAGGACTTCGGCCGCTTCTCCCCGCGGCCCGACTCGGCCGTGTGGGAGCCTCCGCCGCCCAGCGAGGAGAGCGCATCCTCGGCTCAGCTGGACGGGTCGGGACCGCGGACCGAATCGGGCCTGTGCTCCTGGGCCCGGACACCAGGCGAGGAGAGCGAGGCCACCGCGCCCTGGCCTCACCTGCTCTGCTCAGCCGCCCCTCGGCCCAGCCGGCGCCCGTACTCCGACTCGCCGCAGGAAAGTCGCAGCCTGACCGACGTGACCCGGAGATTACTAGACCGTGTCAGGAAGCCCCAACCCCGCAGCCGGCGCCTGGAGGATGCCTGGGGAGAGACAAGGACCAAGCCCCAGGAGCAGGGAGGCAGCCGGCACAGCCCGGCCTGGCAGCTGGAGCCCCAGCCTCAGCACGGCCAGCACTACCCTCCCGCCCGGGGAGATTCGCCCCCTCCTTGCTCGCAGGGAGCTTGCACTCCCGCGAACCGAGCCTTTGAGGACGAAAAGGCGCAGAGCGGAGACCAGTGGGCAGTGCCGGTCGGCAGGGGTCTACGTCCCTGGTCCCTTTCCTCAGTCCACACGGAGAAGTCTTCTGTGTCCTCCAGAGAGTTTGGGACGCAGTCGGGTTGCCTGCACATCCAGAAAAGACACAGCAACGATCCGCTGGAGTCGTTAACCAGCCAGCTTTCCCCGTCCCTAGTTTCCAGCAAGGGGATGCAGAAGCAGCACACCCAGGTCCTCAAGAGCAAGTTGGAAGAGGCAGTAATATCCGCCAGGGACCAGAAGATCGTGGCCCTGGTGCTGAGCCGGCTCAAAAAGGCCCAGAGGATGCGCGAGCTGCAGCAGCAGGCGGCCCTAGCCTGGGAGGAGCTGAAGCGCTCCGACCAGAAGGTCCAGTTGACCCTGGAGAGGGAGCGCAAGCTGCTGCTGCAGCAGAGCCAAGAGCAGTGGCAGCAGGACAAGGAGCAGCGCAAGGCTCGTCTGAACCGGGAGCTGCGAGTCCGGCGGCGGGACAGACGAGCCACCAACACGGTCCAGCAGGAGAGCAGCGGGTGGAAGGCACCCCTGGAGGACCAGGAGAAGCAGCGCCAGGAGAAGCTGGAGGGGGCCCCCTCCGAACCCGAGACGGAGCCGGAGAAGCAGTGCCAGGGACAACGCCTGCCAGAGAGGATGCTGCGGGACCTGCAGGCGCAGAACAGCCTGCAGCTGCAGAAGAGGCTGGCGCAGGTCTGTCTAAAGAAGCACGTTCACCCCACCAAGGGCCAGAAAAAGATCCAGGAGACCAGTCTCAGCTCTTTAGTCAATTACCAGGCCAGGAAGGTCCTCATGGACTGCCAGGCCAAGGCTGAGGAGCTCCTCAGGAAGCTGTCCCTGGAGCAGAGTTCCCGATGGTCCCAAGAGATGCCCGAGGGCCAGATGAAGGAGCCCCACAGAGAGCTGAAGGACAAAGTCCAGAAGGAGGAGGAGCGGTTCCAGCAGGTGAAGAGGTGGGCTGAAGAGTCCCAGGAGCAGAGAAAGGAGCACAAGTCGCTGCTGGAGGAGCTGGCGGACCAGAAGACCCTGCAGACCCGGGGTCAGGTCCACAAGAGCGTCAGGGACAAGGCGCACCACATTCGGGAGCTCAACATCCTACGGGAGAAGAATCATCACATCCTGAAACTGAAAGCCGAGAAGGAGGAAAGATGCCACATCGAGGGCATCAAGGAAGCCATTCGGAGACAGGAGCAGAGGATGGAGCAGATCTTGCGAGAGAAAGACGCAACCTTCGAGGAATTCCAGAAGATCTCCAGGGCCTCCAGCACAGATGACGTGAGAACACTTGCCAACAACTTCTTTGATCGGATGACCCGGGAGGCCCAGGTCCCAGCCGGGCAGCAGAGAGGGGGCTACTGA